In the genome of Nymphaea colorata isolate Beijing-Zhang1983 chromosome 9, ASM883128v2, whole genome shotgun sequence, one region contains:
- the LOC116260928 gene encoding defensin Tk-AMP-D5-like isoform X2, protein MASKSTRRSLLPAFLLLALLLLAFGRVEKAEARLCSSPSKKFIGLCFSDRNCANVCHNEGFPGGDCQGFRRRCMCQTPCPSEH, encoded by the exons ATGGCTTCCAAGAGCACCAGGAGGAGCCTTCTCCCCGCCTTCCTTCTCCTCGCTCTGCTACTTCTCGCCTTCG GGCGGGTGGAGAAAGCGGAGGCAAGGCTCTGCTCATCACCCAGCAAAAAGTTCATAGGGTTGTGCTTCAGCGACAGGAACTGCGCAAACGTCTGCCACAATGAGGGCTTCCCTGGGGGTGACTGCCAAGGCTTCCGCAGACGATGCATGTGCCAGACGCCATGTCCGTCCGAGCACTAG
- the LOC116260928 gene encoding defensin Tk-AMP-D5-like isoform X1, with amino-acid sequence MASKSTRKSLLPAFLLLALLLLAFGRVEKAEARLCSSPSKKFIGLCFSDRNCANVCHNEGFPGGDCQGFRRRCMCQTPCPSEH; translated from the exons ATGGCGTCCAAGAGCACCAGGAAGAGCCTTCTCCCCGCCTTCCTTCTCCTCGCTCTGCTACTACTCGCCTTCG GGCGGGTGGAGAAAGCGGAGGCAAGGCTCTGCTCATCACCCAGCAAAAAGTTCATAGGGTTGTGCTTCAGCGACAGGAACTGCGCAAACGTCTGCCACAATGAGGGCTTCCCTGGGGGTGACTGCCAAGGCTTCCGCAGACGATGCATGTGCCAGACGCCATGTCCGTCCGAGCACTAG
- the LOC116259787 gene encoding probable adenylate kinase 1, chloroplastic: protein MAAFRRVLRPIAATGRAYGRAFTAVVSEGDPRAAVFPRKHQADPPKQQHGNVQWVFLGCPGVGKGTYASRLSHLLGVPHIATGDLVRDELAQSGPLAHQLEGIVNQGKLVPDGIIMSLLSQRLENGQARGESGFILDGFPRTIKQAEILEGVTEIDLVINLKLREDVLIAKCLGRRICGQCGGNFNVASINIEGENGTPGIYMAPLLPPPHCASKLITRADDTEEVVKERLRIYNYMSRPVEDFYRARGKLLEFHLPGGIPESWPKLLEVLNLEDHDDKQSAAA from the exons ATGGCGGCCTTCCGCCGCGTGCTGAGGCCGATAGCCGCCACCGGCAGGGCCTACGGCCGCGCGTTCACCGCCGTCGTCTCGGAGGGCGATCCGCGAGCCGCTGTGTTCCCCCGGAAACACCAAGCGGACCCACCGAAGCAGCAGCACGGCAACGTCCAGTGGGTGTTTCTCGGCTGTCCTGGCGTTGGTAAGGGTACCTATGCTAGCCGACTTTCTCACCTGCTGGGCGTGCCCCACATCGCCACCGGCGATCTTGTTCGGGATGAGCTCGCGCAGTCTGGCCCTCTTGCCCATCAG CTAGAAGGAATCGTTAATCAAGGAAAGCTGGTCCCTGATGGAATTATTATGAGCCTTTTGTCTCAACGTCTTGAAAATGGACAAGCGAGGGGTGAGTCAGGATTCATCCTTGATGGCTTTCCAAGAACAATAAAACAAGCG GAAATTTTGGAGGGAGTGACTGAAATTGACCTGGTGATAAACCTGAAACTCAGAGAAGATGTATTGATTGCAAAGTGCCTTGGAAGAAGGATTTGCGGTCAGTGTGGAGGTAACTTTAATGTGGCATCCATCAATATAGAGGGTGAGAATGGCACACCAGGAATATACATGGctcctcttctccctcctccaCATTGTGCATCAAAGCTCATCACACGTGCTGATGATACAGAGGAAGTAGTAAAGGAGCGTCTTCGCATCTACAATTACATG AGCCGGCCTGTAGAAGATTTTTATCGTGCTAGAGGAAAACTGCTCGAGTTTCATCTACCAGGTGGGATCCCTGAGAGTTGGCCAAAGTTGCTGGAGGTTCTCAACCTCGAAGATCATGATGATAAGCAGAGTGCTGCAGCATAA